The genomic region CCGGCCGTACGCGGGCTTCCAGCCGAAGCCCGCCGGTGCCGATGGGAAGCCCAACCTGCAAGCGGTGTTCAGCTCGTTCAACGCCGACGCCACCACCACGGACAGCAACTGCACGTACGGCGCCGACGGCGGGGCCGGGGTCAGCTGCGCCGTGCGTTTCGCCTACACCAAGGGGACGATGTACGGCCTTCAGCTGGAACGGGCGAGTGACGACGGCACGACCCAGCTGATGACCGGTGACGTGGTGAACACCGCGACGGGCGCGCACGTGGCGCACATCGGCAGCTTTCGGCTCCCCATCGCATCGGGTCGCTTCAAGCCCGCGGACCAGGGCTTCGTCGAGCCGTACCTCACCGCCGGATGCACGCAGCAGGTCACCGTGGTCTACGGCGCTCCTGTCGGGACCGAGGGCGGCACCGACTACACGGGCGGCCTGCCCACGGTGACCGATCCCGCTTCGGGCAGCTGTCTGAGTTCGACCTCGACCGTCACGGGCGGCGGGCAGCAGGTCACGGTGACCGGTGATCAGTACGCGCCGGCAGGTCGGACGGACGGGGTGCGGCGGTAGGGCGCGTCAGGCGGGCGGGGCGCGGCGGTAGGGCGCGACGGGTCGGGGTGAGGTGGCAACTGTCGTGCGACGTGAGCCACTTGCCCGGTAGTTACCGGAAGGCCGCCGAGCGGAACCGGTGGGACAGTAGCTCAGTAGCTCAGTAGCTCAGTAGCCCGGTGGCCTCAGTGGTCCCATGCCCCGGTCGTCCGCCCCCGTCTCACCCCCGCAGCGTCACGTCGTGCGGCCCGTCGAACGCCGCCAGGCACCGTACGGTCCTCGGCGTCCGCAGTCCGTCGTTCTCCAGGAACAGCCGTCGTGCCGCGGCGAACCGGACTTCGTCGCCCGTCACCTCCGACGCCTCGTCGTACAGGGCGTGGAGCGCGTCCGTCATCCCGGCGTCGTCGTCCGCGCCCGCTCCCCAGACGTCCCAGAGCAGGGTTTCGGTCCGGTTGAGCGCGGCGAGGTCCAGCCGTACGTTGCCCGCCACGAACCACAGGCCGATCAGTGCGGCGTCCGGGATCCGGAGCCCGAAGGTCTTCGGGTCCGCCTCGCCCGCCCGGATGGCCCGCCATGCGGCGCCCGCGACCAGGAAGCGGTCGCGCGGCACGTCCATGGGGTCGAACGGCGCCGCGTACCGCGCCGCGATCGTGGGATCGGTCAGTTCCGCGTCCGCGAGCAGCCAGC from Streptomyces sp. NBC_01267 harbors:
- a CDS encoding transglutaminase domain-containing protein, with product MPSTMPSTSLTPEVAEFYTTQSVFSDPGALTPRYAALPTDPAELARTARDLVIHRLEGEAFGHTIPEDRLHHDAETRYTDDILRIITDRNDAPLTEPRAPADRFVGVCRDIALLHCSFLRHAGVPARLRSGFADYFGTDGFQDDHVVTEYWDARRGWLLADAELTDPTIAARYAAPFDPMDVPRDRFLVAGAAWRAIRAGEADPKTFGLRIPDAALIGLWFVAGNVRLDLAALNRTETLLWDVWGAGADDDAGMTDALHALYDEASEVTGDEVRFAAARRLFLENDGLRTPRTVRCLAAFDGPHDVTLRG